The following are from one region of the Phormidium sp. PBR-2020 genome:
- a CDS encoding Uma2 family endonuclease encodes MVKLSETSLTLEDFLQYPETQPASEYKQGQVTQKPMPQGQHSTLQVDLTETINAATKRQKIARAYTEIRCIVGDRVIVPDIGVFTWDRIPTDEQGNVANHFNLAPNWLIEILSPNQATIPVIDKILHSLNHGTDMGWLIDPTSQTILVYPARQQPQVFQNSEASLPIPDPIPALNLSAAEIFAWLKHP; translated from the coding sequence ATGGTCAAACTTTCGGAAACATCCCTAACCCTCGAAGACTTCCTGCAATACCCCGAAACTCAACCCGCCAGCGAATATAAACAAGGGCAAGTCACTCAAAAACCTATGCCTCAAGGACAACACAGCACCTTGCAGGTGGATTTAACTGAAACCATTAATGCTGCCACCAAACGGCAAAAGATTGCCCGGGCCTACACGGAAATACGCTGCATTGTCGGCGATCGCGTCATTGTCCCCGATATCGGCGTTTTTACCTGGGACCGCATTCCCACCGATGAGCAAGGCAATGTTGCCAACCACTTCAACCTCGCCCCCAATTGGCTCATTGAAATCCTCTCTCCCAATCAAGCCACCATCCCTGTCATAGATAAAATCCTACACAGCCTCAACCATGGAACTGATATGGGTTGGCTCATCGATCCCACCAGTCAAACCATTTTGGTCTATCCCGCTAGACAACAGCCGCAAGTCTTCCAGAACAGCGAGGCAAGTCTGCCCATCCCAGACCCCATCCCTGCCCTCAATTTAAGTGCCGCTGAAATCTTCGCCTGGCTTAAGCATCCGTGA
- a CDS encoding pre-peptidase C-terminal domain-containing protein, which translates to MKSKQVSRLARHLVTVPLITLSWVMTAEAIESQKNLYNPTRLPPNGEVSGVLSENDIPTGQGGFAHDYVVELEEGDQITIDVTSDSFDTIVSLLTPDGLTIGENDDGPDGTTNSLLFMRIQRSGTYIIRVRAFGAGGSGPFNLRLTRLRPM; encoded by the coding sequence ATGAAGTCTAAGCAGGTTTCTCGGTTAGCGCGGCATCTGGTCACGGTTCCCCTCATTACCTTAAGTTGGGTAATGACGGCCGAAGCCATCGAAAGTCAAAAGAACCTTTATAACCCTACCCGCTTACCGCCCAACGGTGAAGTGTCGGGGGTTCTCTCAGAAAATGATATTCCAACTGGACAGGGAGGGTTTGCCCATGACTATGTGGTGGAGTTAGAGGAAGGGGATCAGATTACCATCGATGTGACCTCTGATAGCTTTGATACCATTGTCTCCCTGCTGACTCCGGATGGCCTCACCATTGGCGAGAATGACGACGGCCCCGATGGAACCACGAACTCACTGCTGTTTATGCGCATTCAGCGATCGGGAACCTATATTATCCGAGTTCGCGCCTTTGGTGCTGGAGGGAGTGGCCCATTTAACCTCCGGCTGACTCGTCTACGGCCGATGTAA
- a CDS encoding glycosyltransferase family 39 protein yields the protein MHSFSFANRIQQIFPAFRKTWGVPLLIFWAIAVLIDRLWLAIDRGVPDWDTADYLTGSLNYWWALQTPNWFSGEWWTNLWLLSSKIPPFIYLITAPFHNLFGLSSDVAFLPYIVWTGLLLFTVFDLGQHLSSPRVGLWAAGLCTLFPGLVTFRFHYVLDYPLVAATSTILWSLTRWRNSQQHRSWWAILFWLSLGLGVFLKQSIALFLVVPILWTLAALLLKRQWGRFLQLGAAVVGSALIWGWWYRANWLLVLTGSKRATITAASEQGDPSLQSLEAWTYYFFHLPEPISWVLLLGSLAGLLLLGARRMMKPIFQVANAPPLRPGTVHWLAIILLGSYFFSSLNPNKNPRYILPMLPILSLILSYGLMAWGWRIRWGIVTLTALVLAFQLRPISVFMPTVSRVYVGEPFPHQEVIASLIEERPYLRTTLGVLPSTPSLNQHNLNYYGARANFQVYGRQVGIRHQDVAADVRSLSWFVTQTGDPGSVPDAYQDTVALVEEGGDFEVWQQWPLPQGETLNLYRRQVQPITVTAEDIGQSPERLQLLGVNVPEQVAPGTPVPITYKWQGGEQDIRDGVLLVTWQRTDGEEFWIHDHAITQRKWMNHPAPGEAPCRNHPETCRFRVSETLAMLPPATLTPGTYGVSVQLLHPETGAIEEIESPEVQLTVDPNAEVVEAPELDLVTQLRQFAQVLPQGIDGFDEMFAEISRVNQYDPVQDYLDVAIESLEARLQQQPQRADWAYTVALAWILNKRADRAIDAFERVVAVDGQNPYAHAYLAVVNLLDLHPWAAQEAIAQGQQLPQDIPEWQLLDGVASLMGGNFWRAVRELPSGLQVISGSQEVNGGQVKKAS from the coding sequence ATGCACTCCTTCAGCTTCGCGAACCGGATTCAACAGATCTTCCCCGCCTTCAGGAAAACCTGGGGCGTTCCCTTACTGATATTTTGGGCGATCGCCGTCCTCATCGATCGCCTCTGGCTGGCCATTGATCGCGGCGTCCCGGATTGGGATACGGCCGATTATCTCACCGGGAGCCTCAATTACTGGTGGGCCCTGCAAACCCCAAATTGGTTCTCAGGGGAGTGGTGGACCAATCTGTGGCTGTTGTCCTCCAAGATTCCCCCCTTTATTTATCTCATCACGGCCCCGTTCCATAATCTGTTTGGACTCTCCAGCGACGTCGCCTTTTTACCTTATATCGTCTGGACAGGACTGCTGCTGTTTACCGTCTTCGATTTAGGGCAGCATTTGTCCTCCCCGCGTGTGGGCCTCTGGGCCGCTGGACTCTGCACCCTGTTTCCCGGCCTGGTCACCTTCCGCTTCCACTATGTCTTAGATTATCCCCTGGTTGCCGCCACTTCGACCATTCTCTGGAGTTTAACCCGTTGGCGTAATAGCCAACAGCATCGGAGTTGGTGGGCGATTCTGTTTTGGCTTTCCTTAGGCTTGGGGGTGTTCTTAAAACAATCCATTGCTCTGTTTCTGGTGGTTCCCATTCTCTGGACCTTGGCGGCGTTACTGCTGAAGCGACAATGGGGACGATTTTTACAGTTGGGGGCCGCCGTTGTGGGGTCTGCTCTCATCTGGGGTTGGTGGTATCGAGCCAATTGGCTGCTAGTGCTGACGGGGAGTAAACGGGCCACCATTACCGCCGCGTCTGAACAAGGAGACCCCTCCCTACAAAGTCTCGAAGCCTGGACTTACTATTTCTTTCATCTTCCTGAACCCATCTCCTGGGTGCTGCTGTTGGGATCTCTGGCAGGACTGCTGCTGTTGGGAGCCAGACGGATGATGAAACCGATTTTTCAGGTTGCCAATGCTCCCCCCCTGCGGCCGGGAACCGTCCATTGGCTGGCGATTATTCTGTTGGGCAGTTATTTCTTTAGCTCCCTCAACCCCAATAAGAATCCCCGCTATATTCTGCCGATGTTGCCGATTCTTTCCCTGATTCTGTCCTATGGACTCATGGCCTGGGGTTGGCGGATTCGTTGGGGGATTGTGACGCTAACGGCGTTGGTGCTGGCGTTCCAACTGCGACCGATTTCTGTGTTTATGCCTACGGTATCCCGCGTTTATGTGGGAGAGCCATTCCCTCATCAGGAGGTCATCGCCAGTCTGATTGAGGAACGGCCCTATCTACGGACGACCTTGGGGGTGCTGCCGTCGACTCCCAGCCTGAATCAACATAATCTCAATTATTATGGGGCGCGGGCCAATTTCCAGGTCTATGGCCGCCAGGTGGGGATTCGCCATCAGGATGTGGCGGCGGATGTGCGATCGCTCTCCTGGTTTGTGACGCAGACGGGAGATCCCGGTTCTGTCCCTGATGCCTACCAGGATACGGTGGCCTTGGTGGAAGAGGGGGGCGACTTTGAGGTATGGCAGCAATGGCCGTTACCTCAGGGGGAAACTCTCAATCTCTATCGTCGTCAGGTTCAGCCGATTACGGTCACGGCGGAGGACATCGGCCAGTCCCCAGAGAGGCTGCAATTGCTGGGGGTGAATGTTCCTGAGCAGGTGGCGCCGGGGACTCCGGTTCCCATTACCTATAAGTGGCAAGGGGGTGAGCAGGATATCCGCGATGGGGTGCTGTTGGTGACGTGGCAGCGGACGGATGGGGAGGAGTTCTGGATTCATGACCATGCCATCACCCAACGGAAATGGATGAACCATCCGGCTCCCGGAGAGGCTCCCTGTCGCAATCATCCAGAAACTTGTCGCTTTCGCGTCTCGGAAACTTTGGCGATGTTACCTCCGGCGACGTTGACTCCGGGAACTTATGGGGTATCGGTGCAACTGCTGCATCCAGAGACGGGAGCGATTGAGGAGATTGAGAGTCCTGAGGTGCAGCTGACGGTTGACCCCAATGCTGAGGTGGTTGAGGCTCCGGAATTGGATTTGGTGACCCAACTGCGGCAGTTTGCTCAGGTGCTTCCTCAAGGGATTGATGGTTTTGATGAGATGTTTGCTGAGATTTCTCGGGTTAATCAGTATGACCCGGTTCAGGATTATCTGGATGTGGCGATTGAGTCTCTGGAGGCTCGCTTGCAACAACAGCCTCAGCGGGCGGATTGGGCCTATACGGTGGCGTTGGCTTGGATTCTCAATAAACGGGCAGACCGGGCCATTGATGCTTTTGAACGGGTAGTGGCGGTGGATGGCCAGAATCCCTATGCTCATGCCTATCTGGCGGTGGTGAATCTGTTGGATTTACATCCCTGGGCGGCTCAGGAGGCGATCGCCCAAGGGCAACAGTTACCTCAAGATATCCCGGAATGGCAGTTGCTCGATGGGGTGGCCTCGCTCATGGGCGGTAATTTCTGGCGAGCGGTTCGGGAGTTGCCATCTGGGTTGCAGGTGATTAGCGGTTCCCAGGAGGTTAATGGTGGACAAGTAAAAAAGGCAAGTTAA
- a CDS encoding Crp/Fnr family transcriptional regulator — MFATQNPPIALSPVTLRRFPQRSFIPSEVDTLWKISKGVVRTVTWNDAGTTISLGLWTVGDVVGLALSRVHPYEIECLSDVQVQAIPRSHWRHLTEQLIDHAQESQQLLAIIRQERIRDRLLAFLHWLSYKFGGAHGEGRVIELKLSHRAIAEILGTSRVTVTRTLGQLEEEGLMQRRRECWYLSHESFTS, encoded by the coding sequence GTGTTTGCCACTCAAAATCCTCCGATTGCTCTTTCTCCCGTTACCCTGCGTCGCTTCCCCCAGCGGAGTTTTATTCCCTCCGAGGTGGATACGCTCTGGAAGATTAGTAAGGGGGTTGTGCGGACTGTGACCTGGAATGACGCCGGAACAACGATTAGTCTAGGCTTATGGACGGTGGGGGACGTGGTGGGTCTGGCCCTGTCTCGGGTACATCCCTATGAAATTGAATGTCTCAGTGATGTCCAGGTGCAGGCGATTCCTCGCTCTCACTGGAGACATCTGACGGAACAACTGATTGACCATGCCCAAGAATCGCAACAGCTTCTGGCGATTATCCGTCAGGAACGAATCCGCGATCGCCTGTTGGCGTTTTTGCACTGGTTATCCTATAAATTTGGTGGTGCTCATGGTGAGGGCCGCGTAATTGAGCTGAAACTCTCCCATCGGGCGATCGCCGAAATCCTGGGAACCTCTCGGGTAACGGTTACGCGCACCCTCGGTCAACTCGAAGAAGAGGGTCTGATGCAGCGTAGACGCGAGTGTTGGTATCTCAGCCATGAGAGCTTTACTTCCTAA
- the lepB gene encoding signal peptidase I, translating into MTANPDDRPQSSPSTPWWRSQGENIRLIIIALVIALLLRTFVAEPRYIPSDSMLPTLEQGDRLLVEKVSYYFHPPQRGDVIVFSPPEQLQRQGYQRDQAFIKRVIARSGDTVLVVNGRLYLNGEPQVEPYIAELPRYQWGPATVPPDRLMVMGDNRNNSNDSHIWGFLPVENVIGRAAIRFWPVDRLGGLEVSVETLVDLGDRPSQ; encoded by the coding sequence ATGACCGCCAATCCTGATGATCGTCCCCAGTCCTCCCCCTCCACGCCTTGGTGGCGATCGCAAGGGGAAAATATCCGTCTGATTATTATCGCCCTGGTGATTGCCCTGTTGTTACGAACCTTTGTGGCGGAACCCCGTTATATTCCCTCGGATTCTATGTTGCCCACCTTAGAACAGGGCGATCGCCTTTTGGTTGAGAAAGTCTCCTATTATTTCCACCCACCCCAACGGGGCGATGTGATTGTGTTTAGCCCCCCCGAGCAACTTCAGCGACAGGGCTATCAACGGGATCAAGCCTTCATTAAACGGGTGATTGCCCGGTCTGGGGATACCGTCTTAGTGGTTAATGGACGGTTGTATCTCAACGGAGAACCTCAAGTTGAACCCTATATCGCTGAACTGCCCCGATATCAGTGGGGGCCGGCGACGGTTCCTCCTGACCGCCTCATGGTGATGGGAGATAACCGCAATAACAGTAATGACTCCCATATTTGGGGCTTTCTGCCGGTGGAAAATGTCATTGGACGGGCGGCGATTCGCTTTTGGCCCGTTGACCGCCTGGGGGGGTTAGAGGTCTCGGTTGAGACGCTTGTTGATTTGGGCGATCGCCCCAGTCAATAA
- a CDS encoding Uma2 family endonuclease has protein sequence MTVLRIQTETAPVIVSFPTLAPMSREEFLSFCQANEQLRIERAATGEVEIMPPAFSDTGNRNFNLAVQLGIWTEEDGTGLGFDSSAGFTLANGAMRSPDASWVKRAKWNQLSEEEKASFAPICPDFVVELRSKSDALATLQAKMQDYIDNGASLAWLIDRPQRRVWIYRPQQAPQCLENPAEVSGEPELPGFTLTMATIW, from the coding sequence ATGACGGTACTTCGCATCCAAACCGAGACGGCTCCTGTCATTGTCTCCTTTCCGACCTTGGCACCCATGAGTCGTGAGGAGTTCCTCAGTTTCTGCCAGGCGAATGAACAACTGCGGATTGAACGGGCCGCCACGGGAGAGGTTGAGATTATGCCACCGGCTTTTTCCGATACGGGAAACCGCAATTTTAACCTGGCCGTACAACTGGGGATTTGGACAGAAGAGGATGGAACCGGCTTAGGGTTTGACTCCAGTGCCGGTTTTACCCTCGCCAACGGGGCCATGCGATCGCCGGATGCCTCTTGGGTTAAACGAGCCAAATGGAATCAACTTAGTGAGGAGGAGAAAGCCTCCTTTGCGCCGATTTGCCCGGATTTTGTCGTGGAATTGCGCTCCAAAAGCGATGCACTGGCAACGTTACAAGCCAAGATGCAAGACTACATCGACAATGGTGCATCGTTGGCCTGGCTCATCGATCGCCCGCAACGTCGAGTTTGGATTTATCGCCCCCAACAGGCCCCTCAATGTCTGGAAAACCCGGCAGAGGTGAGCGGAGAGCCTGAATTACCGGGATTCACGTTAACGATGGCAACTATTTGGTAG
- a CDS encoding ferredoxin--nitrite reductase: MEVGSRVRVKESVIVYHHPEHRNEPFDMKGSEGEVLNVIEELDGKPISANLPVQVMFKVGKKKLRAHFRPEEVEAIAE, encoded by the coding sequence ATTGAAGTCGGCAGTCGAGTCCGCGTCAAGGAATCTGTCATCGTCTATCATCACCCCGAACATCGCAACGAACCATTTGACATGAAAGGGAGTGAGGGCGAGGTCTTGAATGTCATCGAAGAATTAGACGGAAAGCCGATCAGTGCCAATCTTCCGGTTCAAGTGATGTTTAAGGTGGGTAAGAAGAAGTTACGGGCCCATTTTCGGCCTGAGGAAGTGGAGGCGATCGCCGAATAA
- a CDS encoding OFA family MFS transporter has protein sequence MNSSTQASDLTLFGLPPERGRWFLIPLGMLVLLCLGTVYSWSIFRKPLEAELDLTATESLLPYMIALLCYAVTMPIAGFYITRVGTRLMTAVGAVVVGLGYALASFANGIGVMVLGYGVIAGIGVGITYGIPMAVAARWFPDKKGLAVGLTIVGFGLSPLVTAPLAKGLIDTYGVQPSLLILGLSFTIIISAIATTMKLPPTCWIPSQTAGGKQKLSVPVSYPKKMLKSPSFYGLWLCYTIGTFVGLSAIGISSPVGEELIAIDPAMAATSVSIFAIFNGVSRPLFGWLCDRLQPRYVAIASYVLILIGCILMLNAGEGQVATYMVAFSLFWFSLGGWLALAPTATLRLFNPDDYAQNYGIVFTAYGVGALLGTLVAGQLRDWFGSYVYAFYPMGGLAIVGIVLATFMLKRDRPKLVVSE, from the coding sequence ATGAATAGCTCAACACAGGCATCAGACCTAACACTCTTTGGACTGCCTCCAGAACGGGGTCGCTGGTTTCTGATTCCTTTGGGAATGCTGGTTCTGCTTTGCTTGGGGACGGTGTATTCCTGGAGTATTTTCAGGAAACCGCTGGAGGCTGAGCTAGATTTAACGGCAACGGAAAGTTTATTACCCTACATGATTGCCTTGCTGTGTTATGCGGTGACGATGCCCATTGCGGGGTTCTATATTACTCGCGTGGGAACCCGTTTAATGACGGCGGTTGGGGCGGTTGTGGTGGGCCTTGGTTATGCTCTTGCCAGCTTTGCGAATGGGATTGGGGTGATGGTTCTTGGCTATGGGGTGATTGCGGGAATTGGGGTGGGGATTACTTATGGGATTCCCATGGCAGTGGCGGCTCGTTGGTTCCCCGATAAGAAGGGCCTGGCGGTGGGGTTAACGATTGTGGGGTTTGGTTTATCGCCCTTGGTGACGGCTCCTCTGGCGAAAGGCTTGATTGATACCTATGGGGTTCAACCGAGCTTGTTGATTTTGGGGCTGTCCTTTACGATTATTATTTCGGCGATCGCCACCACGATGAAGTTACCCCCAACCTGTTGGATTCCTAGCCAGACGGCGGGCGGTAAACAGAAGCTGTCGGTTCCGGTGAGTTATCCCAAGAAGATGCTCAAAAGTCCTTCCTTTTATGGACTTTGGCTGTGTTATACCATTGGGACGTTTGTGGGACTAAGTGCGATCGGGATTTCTAGTCCGGTTGGGGAAGAACTGATCGCCATTGATCCAGCGATGGCCGCCACCAGTGTCTCGATTTTTGCCATATTTAATGGGGTGAGTCGCCCTCTATTTGGCTGGCTGTGCGATCGCCTGCAACCCCGTTATGTGGCGATCGCCTCTTATGTGCTGATTCTCATTGGCTGCATTTTGATGCTGAACGCCGGAGAAGGACAGGTGGCAACCTATATGGTGGCCTTTTCTCTATTTTGGTTTTCTCTGGGGGGCTGGTTGGCCTTGGCTCCCACGGCGACGCTACGACTGTTTAATCCCGATGATTATGCCCAAAACTATGGGATTGTCTTCACCGCTTATGGGGTGGGGGCGTTGTTGGGAACCTTAGTGGCGGGACAACTGCGAGATTGGTTCGGGAGTTATGTCTATGCCTTTTATCCCATGGGAGGCTTGGCGATTGTGGGGATTGTCTTGGCAACGTTTATGTTGAAGCGCGATCGCCCTAAACTGGTGGTCTCTGAGTGA
- a CDS encoding ABC transporter permease: MSRSRALQAYVLTRLLLAPLMLWTIATGVFLLMRATPGDPVDAILGPRAPEAFKEELRSQLGLSGSLLDQYLTYLGSLLRLDLGESAARRGLSVWEIIRDFFPATAELAVASMLVAVLIGFAVGMLAASRPNTPWDAGGRLFGILTYSVPVFWMGMVLQLIFSVQLGWFPLGTRFPLGVPTPNSITGLYLLDSLLALNPQQFFAALYHLALPSLTLGILLSGIFERVVRVNLKQTLKSDYVEAARARGIPERRILLAHALKNALIPTISVLGLTFAALLSGAILTEVTFSWPGLASRLYEAISARDYPAVQGLVVFFGAIVVGISIMIDILNAWIDPRVRY; the protein is encoded by the coding sequence GTGTCCCGTTCTCGCGCCCTACAAGCTTACGTTTTAACACGACTGCTCCTCGCGCCGCTGATGCTCTGGACCATCGCCACCGGTGTCTTTCTGCTGATGCGGGCCACCCCCGGCGACCCCGTCGATGCCATTCTTGGCCCCCGGGCCCCAGAAGCCTTCAAAGAGGAGTTGCGATCGCAATTAGGATTATCCGGGTCCCTACTCGACCAATATCTCACCTATCTCGGCTCCCTCCTCCGTCTCGATTTAGGGGAATCCGCTGCCCGTCGCGGACTCTCCGTCTGGGAAATTATCCGTGACTTCTTCCCCGCCACCGCCGAGTTAGCCGTCGCCAGTATGCTGGTCGCCGTCCTCATTGGTTTCGCCGTGGGAATGCTAGCGGCCTCGCGTCCCAACACCCCCTGGGATGCCGGTGGACGGCTGTTTGGCATCCTCACCTACTCGGTTCCCGTTTTCTGGATGGGGATGGTCTTACAGCTTATTTTCTCAGTGCAATTGGGTTGGTTTCCCCTGGGAACCCGCTTCCCCCTTGGCGTTCCCACCCCCAACTCCATCACCGGCCTGTACCTACTCGACAGTCTCCTGGCCCTAAACCCCCAACAGTTTTTTGCAGCCCTCTATCATCTCGCCCTCCCCAGTCTCACCCTGGGGATTCTCCTCAGCGGTATCTTTGAACGGGTGGTGCGCGTCAACCTCAAACAAACCCTAAAGAGTGATTACGTCGAAGCCGCCCGGGCCCGAGGGATTCCCGAACGACGGATTCTCCTGGCCCACGCCCTCAAAAATGCTCTCATTCCCACCATCTCCGTTTTAGGTTTAACCTTTGCGGCCCTGCTCAGTGGCGCGATTCTCACAGAAGTGACCTTCTCCTGGCCGGGCCTGGCTAGTCGTCTCTACGAAGCCATTTCCGCCCGCGATTACCCCGCCGTCCAAGGATTAGTGGTCTTCTTTGGGGCGATCGTGGTCGGCATCAGCATTATGATTGATATCCTAAACGCCTGGATCGACCCCCGTGTCCGCTATTAA